From the Pirellulales bacterium genome, the window GAAGTGGGGCCATCCCTGCTACACGATGAACGGCAAAAACGTCGTGCTGATCCACGGTTTCAAGGAGTATTGTGCGCTGCTGTTTTTTAAAGGCGCGCTGCTGAAAGATCCTCAAAACATTCTCGTCAAATTTGGAAACGTGCAGGCCGGTCGGCAGATTCGTTTCACCGCCGCGAGCGACATCGCGAAGATGAAAACCGTCTTGCGAGCCTACATCCACGAAGCGATCGAAGCAGAAAAGGCGGGATTGAAAGTCAAATTGAAAAAGACCGCCGACTTCGCCGTGCCCGAAGAGTTTCAAAACAAGCTGGACGCGTCCGCCAAATTGAAAACGGCCTTCGAGGCCTTGACGCCGGGAAGGCAGCGAGGTTACCTCCTGCACTTCGCGGCAGCCAAGCAGTCCAAAACGCGCGCGGCCCGGGTCACGAAGTGCGTGCCGCAGATTCTCAAGGGCAAGGGATTGAATGATTAGGTGCAGAAGAAACAACATCGGGAGAAGATTTGTGAGCCGATATCGACTCTTGACCCTGCTTGCGATCGGTGTTCTCGCGGCCCGATCGATCGATCGCGCGCACGCCTCGCCCGAGGTCCCCGGCGCGCCGCAGTCGCATGCCATCGCTCTGGTCGGCGGCACGATCCATCCCGTCAGCGGACCCGCGATCGAGCACGGCACGCTCGTGTTCGACAAGGGGAAGATCACGCTCATCGAGAAAGGGATCGCCGTGCCGGCCGAGGCGCACTTCATCGACGTTGCCGGCAAGCACGTCTATCCCGGCTTGATCGATGCCAACTCGCAGCTAGGCCTGATCGAAATCCCCTCGGTCCGCGGCACGCGCGACCTGGCCGAGACGGGCGAGATCAATCCCAACGTCAAAGCCCAGGTCGCGTTTAACGCGGACAGCGAATTGATTCCCGTCGGGCGCTCGGGCGGAATCCTTACCGTGTTGACGGTGCCCAACGGCGGCCTGCTCACTGGGCAATCGGCCTGCATGCATCTCGACGGCTGGAGTTGGGAGGACATGTGTCTGAAGCCGGGCGTGGCGCTGCATATCAACTGGCCGCAAATGGCTCCCGTCGAAGCGTGGTGGATCGAAGAGACGGGCGCAGCGCAGACGCAGAATCGCGAAAAGTCGCTCAAGGCCATCCGCCAGGCCTTCGCCGACGCCCGGGCCTACGCCACGGCCAAGGAAGCGAGCGCCGCAGGCAAGGGCGCGGTTCCTGAGTTCGACGCCCGCTGGGAAGCGATGATCCCGGTGCTGGAACGAAAGATTCCGGCTTTCATCGACGCCGAAGAGACGCAGCAGATTCAAGCCGCGGTGTCTTTCGCCGAACAGGAGAAGCTACGCCTCGTGATCGTCGGCGGATACGACGCGCCGGCCTGCGCCGAGTTGTTGAAGAAACACGACGTGCCGGTGATCGTGGCCGGCGTGCATCGTTTGCCGCGGCGGCGCAGCGACCCGTACGATTCGCCGTTTACGGTGCCGGCGCGGCTACACGCCGCTGGTATCAAGTTCTGCATCGGCGGCGTCATCGGCGGTTCGTCCGGCGCTTCGCCCGCCAACGTCCGCAACCTGCCGCACCACGCCGGCACCGCCGCGGCGCACGGGCTGCCGCCGGAAGAGGCGCTCAAAGCCGTTACGCTCTACCCGGCGAAGCTCTTGGGAGTCGACGATCGCATCGGCGCGCTCGAGGTGGGCAAAGACGCCACGCTGATCGTCACGACCGGCGACCCCTTAGACATCCCCACGCACGTCACGGCGGCCTATATCCAGGGGCGGGAAGTATCGTTGAATGATCGCCACAAACGGCTGTGGGAAAAGTACAAGGAAAAGTACCGCCGGCAGGGAATTCAGAATCCGTAGCTCATTTGGCTCGCGCTTACTTCTCGCGCGGTAGCGGCCAATCCGCCGATTCCGTCCGCGCTTGATCCATATACGCCGTCAGCCGCGCGACGATGTCCGGATGATCCTTGGCCACTTCGGTCGTTTCGCCCAGGTCTTTGGACAGATCGTACAGCTCGACGCGGCCGCCGACGCCGAAGCGGATGGCCTTCCAGTCGCCGGCGCGCACGGCTTGCTTGAAGCCGCGCTCATGGAACTCCCAGTACAGATACTCGTGCCGCGACTGATCGCGACCGGCTTTCTCACGGCCTAATAGCGCAGGCACGACCGAAATTCCGTCGAGGCCCGGCGGCGCCTGCGCGCCGGTCAATTCGGCCAGCGTGGGTAACACGTCCCAGAAGGCCCAAGGAAGGTCGTTCGTCGTGCCGGTCGGCACGTGTCCCGGCCAGCGGACGATCATCGGCACGCGGATACCCCCTTCGTACAGATCGCGCTTGATGCCGCGTAAAGGGCCGGAGCTATGGAAGAACGTCGGATCGGCGCCCCCTTCCTTGTGCGGCCCGTTGTCGCTCGAAAAGAAAACGATCGTGTGCTCGTCGAGCCCATGTTCGTGCAACCGATCGAGAACGCGGCCGATATCACGATCGAGCCTGGTGATCATCGCCGCGTGATTCTTCTGTGCCTGCGGCCAGGGCTTGTCGCTGTATGGCTCGTCGCTGGGGACCTCCATGCCTTGCTTGCCCGCCTCGTTATTGGCGTGTGGGCTGGTGAAGGGCAGGTACAGGAAGAAACGATCGCCTTCGTGGCGATCGAGAAAATCGAGGGCTTCTCGCACGAACAGGTCTTGCGAGTAAACGGCCTTCGTGCTGGCCACGTTATTCGCCACCACATTGCCGGCGATCGCTTCGCGATTTCCGTTGCGCCACAGAAAATCTGGATAGTAATTATGGGCGTGATGTTGATTCAG encodes:
- a CDS encoding DUF1801 domain-containing protein gives rise to the protein MTKTTANLKVDGYLRKEKRWLPEFEKLRQICLATELTEELKWGHPCYTMNGKNVVLIHGFKEYCALLFFKGALLKDPQNILVKFGNVQAGRQIRFTAASDIAKMKTVLRAYIHEAIEAEKAGLKVKLKKTADFAVPEEFQNKLDASAKLKTAFEALTPGRQRGYLLHFAAAKQSKTRAARVTKCVPQILKGKGLND
- a CDS encoding amidohydrolase family protein; translated protein: MSRYRLLTLLAIGVLAARSIDRAHASPEVPGAPQSHAIALVGGTIHPVSGPAIEHGTLVFDKGKITLIEKGIAVPAEAHFIDVAGKHVYPGLIDANSQLGLIEIPSVRGTRDLAETGEINPNVKAQVAFNADSELIPVGRSGGILTVLTVPNGGLLTGQSACMHLDGWSWEDMCLKPGVALHINWPQMAPVEAWWIEETGAAQTQNREKSLKAIRQAFADARAYATAKEASAAGKGAVPEFDARWEAMIPVLERKIPAFIDAEETQQIQAAVSFAEQEKLRLVIVGGYDAPACAELLKKHDVPVIVAGVHRLPRRRSDPYDSPFTVPARLHAAGIKFCIGGVIGGSSGASPANVRNLPHHAGTAAAHGLPPEEALKAVTLYPAKLLGVDDRIGALEVGKDATLIVTTGDPLDIPTHVTAAYIQGREVSLNDRHKRLWEKYKEKYRRQGIQNP
- a CDS encoding arylsulfatase, with amino-acid sequence MTCSVLVSAPRFCRAGPDANSAARPNIVFILADDLGYGDLRCYGQREIKTPNLDRLATQGMRFTNCYAGSTVCAPSRCALMTGVHSGHGRIRGNGEVPLAPGDVTVAKVLKGAGYATGIFGKWGLGEADTTGVPNAQGFDEWFGYLNQHHAHNYYPDFLWRNGNREAIAGNVVANNVASTKAVYSQDLFVREALDFLDRHEGDRFFLYLPFTSPHANNEAGKQGMEVPSDEPYSDKPWPQAQKNHAAMITRLDRDIGRVLDRLHEHGLDEHTIVFFSSDNGPHKEGGADPTFFHSSGPLRGIKRDLYEGGIRVPMIVRWPGHVPTGTTNDLPWAFWDVLPTLAELTGAQAPPGLDGISVVPALLGREKAGRDQSRHEYLYWEFHERGFKQAVRAGDWKAIRFGVGGRVELYDLSKDLGETTEVAKDHPDIVARLTAYMDQARTESADWPLPREK